One Tomitella gaofuii DNA segment encodes these proteins:
- a CDS encoding MogA/MoaB family molybdenum cofactor biosynthesis protein yields the protein MDRLNTLAGRALIVVVDDRTAHGDVEDESGPLVGELLREDGFLVDGTVVVASDEVEIRKALNTAVIGGVDLVVSVGGTGVSPRDVTPEVTIEILDREIPGIAEALRSSALSAGSIEGGLSRGVAGISGSTLVVNLAGTRESIRDGMATLARLARHVIGDLSRVDE from the coding sequence ATGGACAGACTGAACACTCTCGCGGGGCGGGCGCTGATCGTCGTCGTCGACGACCGGACGGCCCACGGCGACGTCGAAGACGAGTCCGGCCCCCTGGTGGGCGAGCTGCTGCGGGAGGACGGTTTCCTCGTCGACGGGACCGTGGTCGTCGCCTCGGACGAGGTGGAGATCCGCAAGGCCCTCAACACCGCCGTGATCGGCGGCGTGGACCTGGTCGTGTCCGTCGGCGGCACCGGGGTGTCGCCGCGGGACGTGACGCCCGAGGTCACGATAGAGATCCTCGACCGCGAGATCCCGGGGATCGCCGAGGCACTGCGGTCCTCGGCGCTGTCCGCGGGCTCCATCGAGGGCGGCCTCTCGCGCGGCGTCGCGGGCATCTCCGGGAGCACGCTCGTGGTCAATCTGGCGGGGACCCGCGAATCGATCCGCGACGGGATGGCGACCCTCGCGCGCCTGGCCCGGCACGTGATCGGAGACCTTTCGCGTGTCGACGAGTAG